aatatctgcatttcatgttttaaatgtactgtaaaaatatattcctattatttattaagtattatggtgaatataaagaaataaaaaatacataaaaaacacataaaatgcGTGCAGAGTAAACTAAATTAGGCAATGTACCAGGTTAGATTTACTCGGTGGTGTGCTATCATTGTCTTTACGTCTCGGCTTAATTCAGACAGTGCGGTTTGTTGTTCTCAATTTGACGTTCGGTTTGACTCATTATTTGATTGACAAAGGTTGAGCAATAGTCGCCACAAAGTAACGgtcaataaggtaaaatttaatactcttttttagcctttgtaataatatttatacaaaatattgaacttGTGCAAAATAATCATGAGAAAAGAAGAACTTATCTACACATTACACGCTTACTGGCACACAGATGAAAGtcgcatgaaatttttttttaaatttttttttataatcgttgatgaacagctgactcaatttttaactccgtagccttgcaattttgaacccaatacagaagataaggaaactcctagatcaagtattggaaaaaatttgccttcgtggaggattttttgatggaactaacccgtattcgCGTTACATTGagatgaaaaccacgaaaacatcccaNNNNNNNNNNNNNNNNNNNNNNNNNNNNNNNNNNNNNNNNNNNNNNNNNNNNNNNNNNNNNNNNNNNNNNNNNNNNNNNNNNNNNNNNNNNNNNNNNNNNNNNNNNNNNNNNNNNNNNNNNNNNNNNNNNNNNNNNNNNNNNNNNNNNNNNNNNNNNNNNNNNNNNNNNNNNNNNNNNNNNNNNNNNNNNNNNNNNNNNNNNNNNNNNNNNNNNNNNNNNNNNNNNNNNNNNNNNNNNNNNNNNNNNNNNNNNNNNNNNNNNNNNNNNNNNNNNNNNNNNNNNNNNNNNNNNNNNNNNNNNNNNNNNNNNNNNNNNNNNNNNNNNNNNNNNNNNNNNNNNNNNNNNNNNNNNNNNNNNNNNNNNNNNNNNNNNNNNNNNNNNNNNNNNNNNNNNNNNNNNNNNNNNNNNNNNNNNNNNNNNNNNNNNNNNNNNNNNNNNNNNNNNNNNNNNNNNNNNNNNNNNNNNNNNNNNNNNNNNNNNNNNNNNNNNNNNNNNNNNNNNNNNNNNNNNNNNNNNNNNNNNNNNNNNNNNNNNNNNNNNNNNNNNNNNNNNNNNNNNNNNNNNNNNNNNNNNNNNNNNNNNNNNNNNNNNNNNNNNNNNNNNNNNNNNNNNNNNNNNNNNNNNNNNNNNNNNNNNNNNNNNNNNNNNNNNNNNNNNNNNNNNNNNNNNNNNNNNNNNNNNNNNNNNNNNNNNNNNNNNNNNNNNNNNNNNNNNNNNNNNNNNNNNNNNNNNNNNNNNNNNNNNNNNNNNNNNNNNNNNNNNNNNNNNNNNNNNNNNNNNNNNNNNNNNNNNNNNNNNNNNNNNNNNNNNNNNNNNNNNNNNNNNNNNNNNNNNNNNNNNNNNNNNNNNNNNNNNNNNNNNNNNNNNNNNNNNNNNNNNNNNNNNNNNNNNNNNNNNNNNNNNNNNNNNNNNNNNNNNNNNNNNNNNNNNNNNNNNNNNNNNNNNNNNNNNNNNNNNNNNNNNNNNNNNNNNNNNNNNNNNNNNNNNNNNNNNNNNNNNNNNNNNNNNNNNNNNNNNNNNNNNNNNNNNNNNNNNNNNNNNNNNNNNNNNNNNNNNNNNNNNNNNNNNNNNNNNNNNNNNNNNNNNNNNNNNNNNNNNNNNNNNNNNNNNNNNNNNNNNNNNNNNNNNNNNNNNNNNNNNNNNNNNNNNNNNNNNNNNNNNNNNNNNNNNNNNNNNNNNNNNNNNNNNNNNNNNNNNNNNNNNNNNNNNNNNNNNNNNNNNNNNNNNNNNNNNNNNNNNNNNNNNNNNNNNNNNNNNNNNNNNNNNNNNNNNNNNNNNNNNNNNNNNNNNNNNNNNNNNNNNNNNNNNNNNNNNNNNNNNNNNNNNNNNNNNNNNNNNNNNNNNNNNNNNNNNNNNNNNNNNNNNNNNNNNNNNNNNNNNNNNNNNNNNNNNNNNNNNNNNNNNNNNNNNNNNNNNNNNNNNNNNNNNNNNNNNNNNNNNNNNNNNNNNNNNNNNNNNNNNNNNNNNNNNNNNNNNNNNNNNNNNNNNNNNNNNNNNNNNNNNNNNNNNNNNNNNNNNNNNNNNNNNNNNNNNNNNNNNNNNNNNNNNNNNNNNNNNNNNNNNNNNNNNNNNNNNNNNNNNNNNNNNNNNNNNNNNNNNNNNNNNNNNNNNNNNNNNNNNNNNNNNNNNNNNNNNNNNNNNNNNNNNNNNNNNNNNNNNNNNNNNNNNNNNNNNNNNNNNNNNNNNNNNNNNNNNNNNNNNNNNNNNNNNNNNNNNNNNNNNNNNNNNNNNNNNNNNNNNNNNNNNNNNNNNNNNNNNNNNNNNNNNNNNNNNNNNNNNNNNNNNNNNNNNNNNNNNNNNNNNNNNNNNNNNNNNNNNNNNNNNNNNNNNNNNNNNNNNNNNNNNNNNNNNNNNNNNNNNNNNNNNNNNNNNNNNNNNNNNNNNNNNNNNNNNNNNNNNNNNNNNNNNNNNNNNNNNNNNNNNNNNNNNNNNNNNNNNNNNNNNNNNNNNNNNNNNNNNNNNNNNNNNNNNNNNNNNNNNNNNNNNNNNNNNNNNNNNNNNNNNNNNNNNNNNNNNNNNNNNNNNNNNNNNNNNNNNNNNNNNNNNNNNNNNNNNNNNNNNNNNNNNNNNNNNNNNNNNNNNNNNNNNNNNNNNNNNNNNNNNNNNNNNNNNNNNNNNNNNNNNNNNNNNNNNNNNNNNNNNNNNNNNNNNNNNNNNNNNNNNNNNNNNNNNNNNNNNNNNNNNNNNNNNNNNNNNNNNNNNNNNNNNNNNNNNNNNNNNNNNNNNNNNNNNNNNNNNNNNNNNNNNNNNNNNNNNNNNNNNNNNNNNNNNNNNNNNNNNNNNNNNNNNNNNNNNNNNNNNNNNNNNNNNNNNNNNNNNNNNNNNNNNNNNNNNNNNNNNNNNNNNNNNNNNNNNNNNNNNNNNNNNNNNNNNNNNNNNNNNNNNNNNNNNNNNNNNNNNNNNNNNNNNNNNNNNNNNNNNNNNNNNNNNNNNNNNNNNNNNNNNNNNNNNNNNNNNNNNNNNNNNNNNNNNNNNNNNNNNNNNNNNNNNNNNNNNNNNNNNNNNNNNNNNNNNNNNNNNNNNNNNNNNNNNNNNNNNNNNNNNNNNNNNNNNNNNNNNNNNNNNNNNNNNNNNNNNNNNNNNNNNNNNNNNNNNNNNNNNNNNNNNNNNNNNNNNNNNNNNNNNNNNNNNNNNNNNNNNNNNNNNNNNNNNNNNNNNNNNNNNNNNNNNNNNNNNNNNNNNNNNNNNNNNNNNNNNNNNNNNNNNNNNNNNNNNNNNNNNNNNNNNNNNNNNNNNNNNNNNNNNNNNNNNNNNNNNNNNNNNNNNNNNNNNNNNNNNNNNNNNNNNNNNNNNNNNNNNNNNNNNNNNNNNattttaagattaatttgtcttttgaaactataaagttaaaatgtatctaaaaatgcatatatttatctaaatatttgaaaaaaggggcaagtaactgatactctttataattatacgtaattttaatttcactttctgttaatcgtattataaaaacatggaagaccattaaatatttattccagtttaattttattacaggtaaaagtcagatgaaattttagtgtttacttatacaacactatttaataaataaaaatattttcacagtaaaatttatgagcactaaatgaaaaaacccaattttccccgggttttttcaaataaaacccaattttccccgggttttttcaataaaacccaggcgggttgggttttttcaaaaatccccgggttttttcaaaccctgTTATAACGTGACCCTTATAATTatgatagttttataaaaaaaatgtatgaatgaTACCATTCtcatatatttaaactatgaaatagatttaaagttaatatcatattttgttaattataaatatattatctttcttaattattgtcccttttttaataatttattaataatatatctaTTATACATAAATGCAATTgtctttactaaaatttatcagttataaaaaagataaacctgtgtttttaaaatgctactAAAAGAGCATTTTGtgacttatatttttgaaagtttagtCTAGCTTTGGTTCAgttaactgatttttatttgtacttacCCAGGGGTCTgaccaggccgaatttactaccgtttagcggtaccctcacaaatttaactttagaaaaaacggtagtttcacaaattcacctttaggaaaaacggtagtttcacaaaatacattttcttaaaattttatttttgtattccgtAAGAAACGACAAATCCGTATTtttctgttgattttttaatataatttttaatttttcacaaaataggtacctctcagaaaaacctagataGACCCCTGCTTATCTTACCTTagtcttattttttatgcaaataatggGGTTTTTCTACTTAGTAACTGTACCTGTTTGAAACCAACTGCTTTCACCAAGGGTTCTAATATTTCTTAAGGGCCATTTGCTTGCTGAAATCTAcgtagttttatatatataaaaaaattagaagtataaaagtatagttttattcatttcaagaATGTTTACTTTTCTCCTTAATAATTAgtgattcttccgcggatttcctcttttttccagatttttccatttctcCTGCTAATTTccgcagaaattttttttgcgatTTGTATTTGCGTGCTTTTAAAAGCTtatgtagtgaatcgtattcaCGCTAGCTTAAAATCAAATGCCGTGATTCATTTTTGTGGtagtaatatcaaacatcgattttcataTTGATGCTTGCTTCAAAAATTGGGATTCATATTtgctcaatttaaaaatcatgcatcgtgattcgtatttacgtgatctaaaaattagGCATCATGAtttattctctaaattttaaatcatgcataTGATGCATATtcattcatacaatttttaaattaaccatcgggatttataatcacatgatttacaagtttaaaaattgcacttttttgtcaaatttttggattttgaatatatatatatatatatatatttcttggatttcctcttaactctacaatggatttcttaaacttgttgtttttaactctttttatttagtttgttattgctgtcaatacatagatttatatgggAAAGGGAAAATAGCCATCACACCCCCTTGTTGCACTTGTCTTTGAAAGTTAGCAGCTACTTCCagtatcattaaatcataattgttgttaatcattttaattattaaatcataactacagacacttaaaattatacatttattattttattaatatgcgcatacattttaaataaattactaagctaattttagctaattaactcgatatatatgttaatttattgataaaaattagtaattaatattattgctttgcaacttttagtaaagttaaaaaaaataattcttttactaattgacaatttttttttaatagaacatgTAAAGCACATAGAAggaaattattgcctttttagaataatattgccctttttttaaacttttgcaccctccccttttttctgcctagaatgagctctgttGAAATGATATGATAATtctaaatgaatgaattaaattaatgtatttttactttttaggtcatcagtaatgaattttattatcgtCCCCCAATAgaggtaaaaataatattatattatttcatttttattattaatggtacttttgaaaataatgcattattcaGAAATTAACTCATTATAGAATTTAAACCTTGTAAAAACAACAAccttcatataaaattttttttaatttcttacgaTTGCAAACAACTTCAATAACTCtccatttattgttattaaaaaataatttttaatttttttgcgatTGACATACGAAACCTTAATGCTTGGATCAAAATACATTTGAGTTTCctgaatgaaattttgtttgctGTAATGTGCAATACTCTGCAATCAGTTCAGCTGCAGTTTGATTCAAATCAAGACATCCAGTATATTTGAAATGAGTTTGGATTATTAGAAAGTACaaatctcttaaaattattgtattgtttAAAACAGGATTATAATCAATCAGTTAATAAGTCTAGGAACCAAATTCTAGATCGTCGTCTCTTATTTCAATGGTTGATCTCATaagcagggttgccacaggcaactaaaatgcaactatttttggcATGAGGTGACtggcaactttttttgcctgaaaaggctaaaaaagcaactattttcaggaagaGGAGACTATTGGTGGGAGACTTTTCTGTAATTCTAGcgggattttttttcaagcataaaTTGGGTGGAAAATCTGCACCCCACAAGATAGTTTTGGAACACagattcttcaaaaaaattttaattgcaaatttgagcACAGATTCCATTGTAAATCTATTTCATTTCTCGATCGCCTTTTCAATGATTATTGTTACGAAATTCCGCAtgatttgaaaaggaaaaatatatatatatacgatatTACGATGCTTGAATTTCGAATTGGGGTGATcacttttcatatatataattaattatatatatatataatttttatataaacattaacgtttatataaaaaatatcatatttgccACTTGACTGAATGTatcatggtatatgacaattaagtcattaacaaaattttagtcatatttttgatgaatttttgttcttatttaggcaactattttcctagtttttggctactattttcatactttaggctactaaaagcatctattttgtttgtttttctctgtggcaaccctgcatGAGTACGATGACATCTAAGAAGATTATTaatgtgttgttttttttgcaGATATTGTATGATATCTCTGATGATCCTGTTAGAAGATTATTTTTAGATGACTTAATCATGTATCAGGAGGAGAAAGGTACTCCTCTCTCTCAATGTCCTACAATCAGCAAGCAGCCACTCGATCTCTACAGGCTGTACTTGGCTGTTAAAGAAAGGGGTGGCTTTGTTGAGGTATTTATCATTCCATTGCAAACAAATTCAAAGTTCTCTACCATTTATTAATGTTCACATAGTTATAAAAGGTTGTTTTTTTAACCACCTGTTTCAATGAAAAGgttcttctcatttatttagttactgataattattttaatatcaaagaataaaattgtgtatagcAGGGCTCGAAAGACcacccgtcctcggcggtcaaaaatttccCGCAGACAACGAAATCAttcgtccgcgcggacggccattttcccgttaatgttcaagatacactttcaatttttcttatcttacaggagtctagcgcctcacttctaaaattatcctctaatctagaaatcccGTACAGCAGGGGTGTCATAccggtaaatatttgtaaaattcaatgaattttgccgTCAAATTTGATTCGCACTTCCATTTGCATAATTACTGTTTACtgagtttatatttattgagaaaatcgaagaaaacaaacaaaatttgtctttcaaagaattagaatttttaatctttgtttgaaattctgctttaagatttgaaattttttctgcatatttttgttACGATGCAGTATTCCTGGAATGGCAGGTTCCGCaaaccaattagaattttacattttcgctcgtacaatttaaaatgatccgtatagtttataaataaagtatattttaatttcatatgctagtttcctttctaattcacatttctattttatttttactctgcgtcggatatattgactgggccgcaaaaattttcatttcgggccgcgagtttgacacccctgccgtacagcaacatactgcgcatggtggaatgATTTTTccgtctgggagtactgcagcagttgaaagggacttttcagcaatgaacttacaaaaaaacacattacataagcgttaaacgcaattatgaacattcacctaaatggaaaacccctttcagatttctgtgcagaaacctctgtcaATCATAGGCTTGATTggggaactggcaaacgtcatatttgattcatttaaagaaCCCTTGGATAAATTGACGTTCCAGATAACTTAacctttatcatttaaattattacatgaaagaaataaattatttcataaaagaaatactaggttttagtattagtaacctagtatttcttttattactgtatgatgtaatcctagtagctactaattcattgtgtaatttatataaatgtttgtaataagaaaaaataatatttttatttatttagaagcgacgaGTTAGTTTCAAATTAGGACGGGTACATTATTAAACAAGCcatcctcggggacgggtaaaatttctgagttttttcgagccctggtgtATAGGTAAATTGTGTTAAGTTTTTGACAGATTTGTTAGAGCTAGGTGATGTAttgagaaagttttttaatatttctttttagcaattttgattgaaaatatttattacacaagtgaaaactatattatttatttcaaagattaatactaaataaagcaatcatgaaattgaaaatgtttatttatcattaatttaaaaatatttaactatttttcatatatttcaggTCTTAAGACACCAATTGtggtattaaatatattttgttattacaagcattaaaaaaaaaatttgaataagatatattttaacagAGAATACTAATACTTATTAACGACTGGTTTGCCCGAGGTTTACATTGCAAAGTATGATCCCTGTGGCAGAATATTTTCaggctttctgcgacaaacctctctagcactaacatctttctgcaagatagttttaattcttataattaaaagtggGAAAAACgtgttaatggaaaaaaaattctatttggataaaatgaattttaagtctttaaaggagaaaaacgcACTAATTATgccctttttttactttttgtaaatcatcatcaaattataaaagaaacttattaaaaatcgtCAAATCCATTGCCGCAACTACCGGAAAAAAAGGTCAGTGACAAAATCATGCGAAttggaacattttaaaaagggtTACTCAAATGTGTGTTTCGTTTCGAGATTCAgttgtaataaatttcatattaaaactatctgattttaaaaacaaagttaaaatctGACATCCGAGATTATCGCAGAATATCATATCTGTATGTCGATAAAACAAAGTTTCTgaagaaataagtttatttaaaaacattggtAAGCAAAGTGactaacaaaaagaaagaatacaaaataatttgcttcAGTGGAAGCTTAAATACTCTTTACACAGCTGATGGATGAAGTCATGATCCACGCAAAAACTACCAACagcaaatgaaaagaaactgGCCAATCCCCACAGACCATCGCGACACCGACACAAGTTGAATGCATGAGATCGTCCTCTTCAACGACTAACGAAGATCGAACCTTATACCCTTTTATCCTTTATTTGTCTAACAAAATCAATATCTGTCTGATATACAATCAAAACACTATGGATTTATGATATCATTGGCGTAAATTGTGATATGCATcagaaagtatttatttaaatgtgcgaTTACATGCAGAAATAATATCAGCTGAGAAataacaggaattttttttaaaaaaacctggaaattgATAGGGCTTGCtataactgccaaaaaaaatttgcaatcgtcgcattaaaaaagtaacttctCAAATAAGCGATAGTGAGTTTCGCatgcaataaaattgtttaaaaaagcattgagaatgtttttttttaatgtggaaACTCATAGCAATGGCTGCCGGAAAAACGATTGAAACACCGTATGAATCAATGATGATATCGGGGGGAGGGGGAAACGAGTGTGTTAAAGAGTGATTTCTTGAATTCGGGGTTCAAACTTTGCCTGCCGTAATAATatcgccatttaaaaaaaataatcatgagaACATCAATAACAGTATCTGAGCAATAGAAAgcacttatttttcttaaaaataagtaaataaaaaaaattaagcaatagttgcccggggggggggggtaaatgATTAAAACACTGCATATATTATCTAAAGTATACAACGTTTAGGAgcacaaaagtatttataaaatgcagacagctgtttcgaatgctcaaagggcaaccttcatcagtgcaactgttgtactgatgaaggttgccctttgagcatccgaaacagctgtctgcattttataaatatttttgtgctcctaaacgttgtttaccttagattgtattttagcacaaaggtcgccaACTTGTGTATTTACTACgtatattatttctcaaatgaaaataataaaatggcaAGCATTTCTTTACCCTCtgggaaaaaaatctaacatttttgcaaaagaaaatgaaattttttttacttcccaaaaagaaaaaatctttctgcaagaactcagtAACTTCTGCTACAATGTCGCCGCGATTCTGCCACAGGGAGTATGATATATttcgttggaaaaaaattttcagatttgtctacaatatatataaataaaagatatatcaACCTTTTTACgacaaagtataactaaatttaGCAGACTGATCAGTTGGACATAATTTGGATGTTTCAGGTGATGAAAGGTAGGATGTGGAAGGAAATTGCAGAACTCTTAGGAATTGGTTCTTCTTCAAGTGTGGTATATACAATGAGGATGCAGTACAACAAACATCTTCTGCCTTATGAATGTAAATACGATATGGGTGGCATTGATCCTGCTCCTCTTATAAGTAGCCTGGAGAAAAGAGCAGGTATTCAttgcatttatcatttttataattgttataaaattgaatcCTGTTTTAGCAAATTCCTAGGAACCAAAGCAAACACTACACTGTAACCATGATGCtctgcgtttttaaaaagtgcttattttctttatttaaaagccctttaaggtgctttttttcttgggtgtttttaaaaagtaattaatttcccTTTTAGAAAGTGAgggtttttttctttaccatgtattaaccataaaatacaaaatacagttCAGCTTTATATTGGATTGTAAATACAGTGACTCATAAAAGTGATGAAtgagtttcaatgaaatgggaaataaaaattcattaattaaaataaatatttctgaatggctatttaataataaaaaatgtattgaatattttaaaaacaaagcaaaattttatttttaagaaatcaatcatcaaaaagtaacaaaaacttTATCGCGCAAGAGTCATCATACAAAATTTCTGcttattagtaaattattattagtaaaaattattatatagcttattagtaaaaatttctgcttattagtaaatattccaattttcctatttagtaatatttagtaGAGTTTCCTTTTACATCTACAATAGCGTTtataagtttgtaaataaagtaactatttttttttttttttttgtcgggTGAAATTcgagcagaatattttttattaaatgttacagAAACTTTTACAACACTCATTtgtgaatttatgaatttttccacaaattttataattttaatctctgaTATGAAATCcttcttttaagatttttattaatctaatttaacaatattcattACTGATTTACCTCTTATGATGACAAATAATCAAGTTTCAAATTTGGCCTATTGTTTTGTTATGGCCATGAGCcagttttaaatga
The nucleotide sequence above comes from Parasteatoda tepidariorum isolate YZ-2023 chromosome 6, CAS_Ptep_4.0, whole genome shotgun sequence. Encoded proteins:
- the LOC107447214 gene encoding AT-rich interactive domain-containing protein 3A isoform X3; the encoded protein is MILYDISDDPVRRLFLDDLIMYQEEKGTPLSQCPTISKQPLDLYRLYLAVKERGGFVEVMKGRMWKEIAELLGIGSSSSVVYTMRMQYNKHLLPYECKYDMGGIDPAPLISSLEKRAGRRR
- the LOC107447214 gene encoding AT-rich interactive domain-containing protein 3A isoform X1 — encoded protein: MVISNEFYYRPPIEILYDISDDPVRRLFLDDLIMYQEEKGTPLSQCPTISKQPLDLYRLYLAVKERGGFVEVMKGRMWKEIAELLGIGSSSSVVYTMRMQYNKHLLPYECKYDMGGIDPAPLISSLEKRAGIHCIYHFYNCYKIESCFSKFLGTKANTTL
- the LOC107447214 gene encoding AT-rich interactive domain-containing protein 3A isoform X2, with amino-acid sequence MVISNEFYYRPPIEILYDISDDPVRRLFLDDLIMYQEEKGTPLSQCPTISKQPLDLYRLYLAVKERGGFVEVMKGRMWKEIAELLGIGSSSSVVYTMRMQYNKHLLPYECKYDMGGIDPAPLISSLEKRAGRRR